The stretch of DNA CCGAACTCGCCGTGCCAGACGATGAGCGTGTCCTCAAACATGCCACGGCTCTTGAGGTCCTTGATCAGCCCGGCCAGCGGCTTGTCGGTCTCGGCGCAGTGCAGCCCGTGGTTGCCCTTCAAGTCCCAATGCGCGTCCCAGCTCGGCTCGAAGTTGCCGCCGCCGGAAAAAATCTGCACATACCGCACGCCGCGTTCCACCATGCGGCGGGCCATCAACGCCTGGCGGCCGAAGTAGTCGGTGGGTTCAACCCCAATGCCGTAGAGGTTCCGGGTGGCAGCCGATTCCTGCCCCAGGTCAATCGCTTCCGGCGCGTGCGTCTGCATACGGAACGCCAGCTCGTACGAAAACACACGTGCCGACAACTCGCTGTCGAGCGGATGCAGGTCGCCATGTCTTTCGTTCAACTCGGCCAGCATGCGCAGCCACCGCTGCTGCTCTTCCGGCGTGCGGCCCGCCGGAGGTTTGAGGTCCACGATCGGCGACCCCTTATCGCGGATCTGGGTGCCTTGATACGCCGCGGGCAGGTAGCCATTGGACCAGTTCGGCGGCCCGTTGATGGGCCCGCCGCGATGATCGGTAAAGACGATGAACCCCGGGAGGTTCTGGTTTTCGCTACCCAGGCCGTAGGTCACCCAGCTGCCCACGCTCGGGCTGCCCGCCAGGATCGTGCCGGTGTTCATCTGGAACAACGCGGGGCCGTGCGCCGGACTGACGCCGTACATCGATCGAATCAGCGCGATGTCGTCCACATGCTGCGCCATGTGGGGAAACAACTCGGACACTTCCATGCCGGACTGGCCGTATTTCTTGAACGTCCACGGCGACGGCATCAATCCGCCCGGATTGCCCATCACCGTCCGCACCTCGCCCACATCCTTCATCGTCTCGCCCTGCCACTTCACGAGATCGGGCTTGGGGTCCCAGGTGTCGATATGGCTGACGCCGCCGTAACAGAAGATCGAGATGACGGCCTTGGCCTTCGCAGGAAGCGGCGCCGGTTTGGGCGTGAGGGGATTGCGCGCCTGGGCACCCACCACGTTTTGCGAGAGCAGGTCCGCGAAGGCGAGACCGGCAATGCCCCCACCGAGCCGCCCGAGCAGTTCACGCCGCGTGTACTGCAGCTTCTCGAAATGCCCGCAGCCGTGATGGTGGTGATGGTGGTGCTTCATGGCCGGTACAGGAATTCGTTGAGATTGAGCAGGACGTGACAGAACTCGGCCAGCCCCTTCGGGCTCTCCGCGATGAACGCCGCGCCGCGTTTCAGGTCGATCGCGTCCGCCGGGCGGCCCAGCGCGAGCCACACGGCGCGCTTCACCTGCGCCGCCGGGTCTGAGCCCGCCTCGCGAGCGACACGCTCGGCGAATTTCTCTGCCTGAAAGAGCACCATCTGGTTGTTCATCAGGATCAGGGCCTGAGGCGCAATGGTGGTGCGGTTGCGGCGGTCGATGGAATTGATCAGGTTCGGCTGATCAAACGTCTCGAACATGGGATACCGGATGCTGCGCTTCGAAAACACATACAGGCTCCGGCGCCACGTGGCAGGGTCGCTGTCGGGCTTGCCCTTCCAATCGCGGTTTGAACTCTTTTCGAACAGGTCCGGATCGATGAACGGGAAGATCGACGGTCCACCGATCGCCGGATCGAGCGTGCCGGCGGCCGACAGGATGCTGTCGCGGATCACTTCGGCTTCGAGCCGCACCCGCGGCATGCGCCAGAACATCCGATTCTCGGGATCGACGCTGTAGTTGGCCGTCGTATCGCTGGCCGCCATGCGGTACGTCATCGACGTGAGCATCAGGCGATGCATCGCCTTCATGCTCCAGCCCTGGCCCATGAACTCGGCCGCCAGCCAGTCCAGCAACTGCGGATGAGACGGCGCCTCGCCCATTTTTCCAAAGCTGCTCGGTGTGCGGACGATGCCTTCGCCGAAATGGTGTTGCCAGAGGCGATTGACCATCACGCGCGCGGTCAGGGGATTGTCTTTTGATACCAGCCACTCGGCAAACCCGCGGCGGCGCCAGCTCGATTTGGCGTCTGGAGGCGGCTCAGGGAAGGTCCACTCATCGCGCCTGGCCACCGACAACACACCAGGCGTCATCGCGGACCCAGGCGCATCCGGG from Acidobacteriota bacterium encodes:
- a CDS encoding DUF1501 domain-containing protein, whose protein sequence is MKHHHHHHHGCGHFEKLQYTRRELLGRLGGGIAGLAFADLLSQNVVGAQARNPLTPKPAPLPAKAKAVISIFCYGGVSHIDTWDPKPDLVKWQGETMKDVGEVRTVMGNPGGLMPSPWTFKKYGQSGMEVSELFPHMAQHVDDIALIRSMYGVSPAHGPALFQMNTGTILAGSPSVGSWVTYGLGSENQNLPGFIVFTDHRGGPINGPPNWSNGYLPAAYQGTQIRDKGSPIVDLKPPAGRTPEEQQRWLRMLAELNERHGDLHPLDSELSARVFSYELAFRMQTHAPEAIDLGQESAATRNLYGIGVEPTDYFGRQALMARRMVERGVRYVQIFSGGGNFEPSWDAHWDLKGNHGLHCAETDKPLAGLIKDLKSRGMFEDTLIVWHGEFGRLPISERMDGRDHNNKGFSVWLAGGGVKGGTVVGATDHYGYQAVENAKSVYELHATILHLLGLDYEKLTYRFNGRDMRLTDVHGKVIREILA